The following are encoded together in the Streptomyces sp. NBC_00358 genome:
- a CDS encoding Cys-Gln thioester bond-forming surface protein encodes MPNTALGASDSAGGTVPHVKGSCSKGNSVSSAFSVLSARGRGAARLAAAALVWGLATAGTIAAAGTAAADATPQSQGGATATIGELKTYGSAVIHDHGEDSWVSAGLFEMSVDNGGTLQTYCIDLHNPTQRDAKYQETSWSGTSLNGNKEAGRIRWILQNSYPQVNDLAALAGKAGVTGLTEQDAAAGTQVAIWRYSDGADVDAANPRAEKLADYLQKNARDLPEPEASLTLAPTAVSGHAGERLGPVTVHTNAGSVTVIPPTDIAAGGVKIVDRSGKTVTSAADGSRLYFDVPKDGADGSASLTVQASTTVPVGRAFTSETRSQTQILAGSSESTVSATVTANWAAKGAIPALSAQKNCAKGGVDITAANTGDEAFTFDLMGIEHTIAAGASQTIAVPLQEDQAYDFTIAAPTGGEKRFKGVLDCKTQGGAGDLSAQTLSEPSPASVGGSSGGTDLAETGGSGTTPLIAGAAIALVVIGGAVVVLVGRKQTPPQS; translated from the coding sequence ATGCCGAACACAGCTCTCGGGGCTTCTGATTCTGCTGGCGGGACCGTCCCCCATGTCAAAGGGTCCTGCTCGAAGGGGAATTCTGTGTCTTCTGCGTTCTCTGTGTTGTCCGCGCGAGGGCGAGGGGCAGCCCGTCTCGCCGCCGCGGCGTTGGTGTGGGGGCTCGCCACCGCGGGGACGATCGCCGCAGCCGGTACGGCCGCCGCCGACGCGACACCACAGAGCCAGGGTGGGGCGACCGCGACCATAGGCGAGCTGAAGACATACGGGTCGGCGGTCATCCATGACCACGGCGAGGACTCCTGGGTCTCGGCAGGCCTGTTCGAGATGTCCGTCGACAACGGCGGCACGCTGCAGACCTACTGCATCGACCTCCACAACCCGACCCAGCGGGACGCCAAGTACCAGGAGACCTCCTGGAGCGGCACCTCGCTGAACGGCAACAAGGAGGCGGGCAGGATCCGCTGGATCCTGCAGAACTCCTACCCGCAGGTGAACGACCTGGCGGCGCTGGCGGGGAAGGCGGGTGTCACCGGCCTCACCGAGCAGGACGCGGCGGCCGGCACCCAGGTGGCCATCTGGCGGTACTCGGACGGCGCCGACGTGGACGCCGCGAACCCGCGGGCGGAGAAGCTCGCGGACTATCTGCAGAAGAACGCGCGTGACCTGCCGGAGCCCGAGGCCTCGCTGACGCTCGCCCCGACCGCGGTCTCCGGCCACGCGGGCGAGCGGCTCGGCCCGGTCACGGTGCACACCAACGCGGGCAGCGTGACGGTGATTCCGCCCACCGACATCGCCGCCGGCGGGGTGAAGATCGTCGACAGGAGCGGCAAGACGGTCACCTCCGCCGCCGACGGCAGCCGGCTCTACTTCGATGTGCCGAAGGACGGCGCCGACGGTTCCGCCTCGCTCACCGTGCAGGCCTCCACGACCGTGCCGGTCGGCCGCGCCTTCACCTCGGAGACCCGCAGCCAGACGCAGATACTCGCGGGCTCCAGCGAGTCGACCGTGTCGGCCACCGTGACAGCGAACTGGGCTGCGAAGGGCGCGATACCCGCCCTGTCCGCCCAGAAGAACTGCGCCAAGGGCGGTGTGGACATCACGGCGGCCAACACGGGCGACGAGGCGTTCACGTTCGACCTGATGGGGATCGAGCACACCATCGCGGCGGGCGCGTCCCAGACGATCGCCGTCCCGCTCCAGGAGGACCAGGCGTACGACTTCACGATCGCCGCCCCGACCGGCGGCGAAAAGCGGTTCAAGGGGGTGCTGGACTGCAAGACCCAGGGCGGTGCCGGCGACCTGTCGGCCCAGACGCTCAGCGAGCCGAGCCCGGCCTCGGTGGGCGGCTCCAGCGGGGGCACCGACCTCGCCGAGACCGGCGGCTCCGGCACGACTCCGTTGATCGCGGGAGCGGCCATCGCCCTGGTCGTGATCGGCGGGGCCGTGGTGGTCCTCGTCGGCAGGAAGCAGACGCCGCCGCAGAGTTGA
- a CDS encoding dynamin family protein — protein sequence MVTLDVRPQLLDALSALRDRVAAARFPLPLAGAPRARANRDELLAQLDDYLVPRLREPEAPLLAVIGGSTGAGKSTLVNSLVGRRVSEAGVLRPTTRTPVLVCHPEDHHWFSGMRVLPQLTRVWMPHQEPGDDLPALTDRGERVLRIETADTLPRGLALLDAPDVDSLVAENRVLAAELICAADIWVMVTTAARYADAVPWHLLRTAKEQKATLVTVLDRVPHQVVSEVSRQYGALLAKAGLGEAPRFTVPELPESAWGGGLLPATAVAPLRTWLAHQAQDPGARHGTMARTAHGVLDSLKSRMPELASAAAAQYAAATRLTVAVDGAYDSEHTRAKGRLQAGAVLSGDALKRWRAYPLDCTAEELLDALVESLSALLLCSVTAADERVDDAWRREPAAGAPGLTDRDPTLESSEHRIGLAVRRWRRVLEEYAEDEVRDLDKSVAPDASVVAALVATALLGGRRARSAGEGLAERIGAHGALRIRDKGGQLLTDLVDKALRTERERRLAPLEALDVHPEPQAELIAALSVLQKER from the coding sequence GTGGTGACCTTGGACGTACGGCCTCAACTGCTCGACGCACTTTCCGCCCTGCGCGACCGTGTCGCCGCCGCACGCTTTCCGCTGCCCCTGGCGGGAGCTCCACGCGCGCGTGCCAACCGCGACGAACTGCTCGCACAACTCGACGACTACTTGGTGCCCCGGTTGAGAGAACCCGAAGCACCCCTTCTCGCCGTCATCGGAGGGTCCACCGGTGCCGGCAAGTCGACCCTCGTCAACTCCCTTGTGGGGCGCCGGGTCAGTGAAGCGGGCGTACTGCGCCCGACGACCCGTACACCGGTGCTCGTATGCCATCCGGAGGACCATCACTGGTTCAGCGGCATGCGGGTGCTGCCCCAGCTCACGCGCGTGTGGATGCCTCATCAGGAGCCCGGTGACGATCTTCCCGCCCTCACCGACCGCGGGGAGCGGGTGCTGCGCATCGAGACCGCCGACACGCTCCCCCGCGGCCTCGCCCTTCTCGACGCGCCCGACGTCGACTCCCTGGTGGCCGAAAACCGCGTGCTGGCCGCCGAACTGATCTGCGCGGCCGACATCTGGGTGATGGTCACCACGGCCGCGCGGTACGCCGACGCCGTGCCGTGGCATCTGCTGCGCACCGCCAAGGAACAGAAGGCGACCTTGGTGACCGTCCTGGACCGGGTGCCGCACCAGGTGGTGTCCGAGGTCTCGCGGCAGTACGGCGCGCTCCTCGCCAAGGCGGGACTCGGCGAGGCACCCCGCTTCACCGTGCCCGAGCTGCCCGAGTCCGCCTGGGGCGGGGGCCTGTTGCCCGCCACGGCGGTCGCGCCGCTGCGTACCTGGCTCGCGCATCAGGCCCAGGACCCCGGAGCCCGGCACGGGACGATGGCCCGTACGGCCCACGGTGTCCTCGACTCACTGAAGTCGCGGATGCCGGAACTGGCCAGTGCCGCCGCGGCGCAGTACGCCGCCGCGACACGGCTCACCGTCGCCGTCGACGGGGCGTACGACAGCGAGCACACGCGCGCGAAGGGGCGCCTGCAGGCCGGAGCCGTGCTCTCCGGGGACGCGCTCAAGCGCTGGCGCGCCTATCCCCTGGACTGCACGGCGGAGGAACTGCTCGACGCGCTCGTGGAGAGCCTGTCCGCCCTGCTGCTGTGCTCCGTCACGGCCGCCGACGAACGCGTGGACGACGCCTGGCGGCGCGAACCGGCTGCGGGCGCTCCGGGGCTGACGGACCGTGATCCGACACTGGAGAGCTCCGAGCACCGGATCGGCCTGGCCGTACGGCGCTGGCGGCGCGTCCTGGAGGAGTACGCCGAGGACGAGGTGCGTGACCTCGACAAGAGCGTCGCGCCGGACGCCTCCGTGGTGGCCGCGCTGGTCGCCACCGCGCTGCTGGGCGGCCGCAGGGCGCGCAGCGCGGGCGAGGGGCTCGCCGAGCGGATCGGGGCGCACGGCGCGCTGCGGATCCGCGACAAGGGCGGCCAGTTGCTCACCGACCTCGTCGACAAGGCCCTGAGGACCGAACGTGAGCGCCGTCTCGCGCCCCTCGAGGCGCTCGACGTCCATCCAGAACCCCAGGCCGAACTCATCGCCGCGCTGTCCGTACTGCAGAAGGAGAGGTGA
- a CDS encoding globin, whose product MKEIRRGTLQEQTFYEQVGGEETFRRLVHRFYEGVAGDPLLKPMYPEEDLGPAEERLTLFLIQYWGGPTTYSENRGHPRLRMRHAPFKVDQAAHDAWLKHMRAAVDDLGLSEEHEHTLWNYLTYAAASMVNTAS is encoded by the coding sequence GTGAAAGAGATTCGGCGCGGCACGCTTCAGGAGCAGACCTTCTACGAGCAGGTCGGCGGCGAGGAGACCTTCCGGCGCCTCGTGCACCGGTTCTACGAGGGTGTCGCCGGCGATCCGCTGCTGAAGCCCATGTATCCCGAGGAGGATCTGGGACCGGCCGAGGAGCGCCTCACGCTGTTCCTGATCCAGTACTGGGGCGGCCCGACGACGTACAGCGAGAACCGCGGCCACCCCCGGCTGCGGATGCGGCACGCTCCGTTCAAGGTCGACCAGGCCGCGCACGACGCCTGGCTGAAGCACATGCGCGCAGCCGTCGACGACCTCGGCCTCTCCGAGGAGCACGAGCACACGCTGTGGAACTACCTGACGTACGCGGCCGCTTCGATGGTGAACACGGCGAGCTGA
- a CDS encoding methyltransferase domain-containing protein: MGAHPLDSDPDSGSGPGSDPDSGPGPGSGFEDLADRVRASLVREIDRSGAWERDPVWREAFEAVPRHLFVPYYYMGGTGGFERVWGEDPDPGARDRWLRGAYADAPLATRVRDGELVSSSSQPSLMATMLTELAVRDGDAVLEIGAGTGYNAALLAYRLGDDLVTTVDLDVEITEAARRHLAGAGYHPTVVTGDGARGVPERAPFDRIIATCTLTTIPRAWLAQCGPGARILAPLATGLIALRVQDSGHAEGRFLHTSAFFVPLRGATRSGPEPEPPSLGGVPRRARGHDLFRFLLALTAGTLDPYDAYTLWEREGQPPRERYGVTVGEERAWAWLDDPEGPYAWPLP, translated from the coding sequence ATGGGCGCGCACCCTCTCGACTCCGATCCCGATTCCGGTTCCGGTCCCGGTTCCGATCCCGATTCCGGGCCTGGGCCCGGTTCCGGCTTCGAGGACCTCGCCGATCGGGTGAGGGCCTCCCTGGTGCGCGAGATCGACCGGAGCGGGGCCTGGGAGCGCGATCCGGTCTGGCGGGAGGCGTTCGAGGCCGTCCCGCGGCACCTCTTCGTGCCGTACTACTACATGGGCGGCACCGGCGGCTTCGAGCGCGTGTGGGGCGAGGACCCCGACCCGGGGGCGAGGGACCGCTGGCTGCGCGGCGCGTACGCGGACGCTCCGCTGGCGACCAGGGTGCGGGACGGGGAACTGGTCTCCTCCAGCAGCCAGCCGTCGCTGATGGCGACGATGCTGACCGAGCTGGCGGTACGGGACGGGGACGCCGTCCTGGAGATCGGCGCCGGGACCGGCTACAACGCGGCCCTGCTCGCGTACCGGCTGGGCGACGACCTGGTGACCACGGTCGACCTCGACGTGGAGATCACCGAGGCGGCGCGACGGCATCTGGCCGGCGCCGGGTACCACCCGACCGTCGTCACCGGCGACGGCGCCCGCGGGGTCCCCGAACGCGCTCCCTTCGACCGGATCATCGCCACCTGCACACTGACCACGATCCCGCGCGCCTGGCTGGCCCAGTGCGGCCCCGGCGCCCGTATCCTCGCGCCGCTGGCCACCGGACTGATCGCGCTGCGGGTCCAGGACTCCGGGCATGCCGAGGGACGCTTCCTGCACACCTCCGCCTTCTTCGTGCCGCTGCGCGGGGCCACCCGGTCCGGGCCCGAGCCGGAACCGCCCTCGCTCGGCGGGGTGCCGCGCCGGGCCCGCGGCCACGACCTGTTCCGGTTCCTGCTGGCCCTGACGGCGGGCACCCTGGACCCGTACGACGCCTACACGCTCTGGGAGCGCGAGGGGCAGCCACCGCGGGAGCGGTACGGGGTCACGGTCGGCGAGGAGCGCGCCTGGGCCTGGCTGGACGACCCCGAGGGGCCGTACGCCTGGCCGCTGCCCTAG
- a CDS encoding single-stranded DNA-binding protein, giving the protein MNETMVCAVGNVATRPVYLELANGASARFRLAVTSRYWDREKSGWADGHTNFFTVWANRALATNVGASVSVGDPVIVQGRLKVRTETRDGQSWTSAEIDAVSIGHDLSRGTSAFRRPSKEGEPASAPRPEPSWESTPDTRPEGAAQRHPEPAGVT; this is encoded by the coding sequence ATGAACGAGACGATGGTGTGCGCGGTGGGGAACGTGGCGACACGGCCCGTGTACCTGGAATTGGCGAACGGCGCGTCGGCGCGGTTCCGACTGGCGGTGACCTCGCGGTACTGGGACCGCGAAAAGAGCGGATGGGCGGACGGACACACCAACTTCTTCACGGTGTGGGCCAACCGCGCGCTCGCCACGAACGTGGGGGCCTCGGTGTCGGTGGGCGATCCCGTCATCGTGCAGGGCAGGTTGAAGGTGCGCACCGAGACACGTGACGGGCAGAGCTGGACGTCGGCCGAGATCGACGCGGTGTCGATCGGCCACGACCTCTCCCGCGGTACGTCGGCCTTCCGCCGCCCCTCCAAGGAGGGCGAGCCGGCTTCGGCGCCGCGCCCCGAGCCCAGTTGGGAGTCGACGCCCGACACCCGGCCCGAGGGGGCGGCCCAACGGCATCCCGAGCCGGCCGGGGTGACGTGA
- a CDS encoding YcnI family copper-binding membrane protein, with protein MSPMSTTLRRTGTVAALATAGVLTAAGAAFAHVTVHPESYAKGATDGLLSFRVPNEEDTASTTKVQVFLPTDHPLLGVLVTPQAGWAAKVTTIKLKKPIKTDDGTITDAVSEITWTGGRIRHGEFQDFAVAFGQLPDDTDQLSFKTLQTYSDGNVVRWIEEPQKGGEEPESPAPTLKLTANGAGDETSSAGAGESGSDSSSSSSSSSSAPASSSSGTEQASASDKSSDSTARGLGTAGLIVGVLGLGAAGFAVVRGRSTRS; from the coding sequence ATGTCCCCGATGAGCACCACCCTGCGCCGTACCGGCACGGTCGCCGCCCTCGCCACCGCGGGTGTCCTGACCGCCGCGGGCGCCGCCTTCGCCCATGTGACGGTCCACCCCGAGAGCTACGCCAAGGGAGCCACGGACGGTCTCCTGAGCTTCCGGGTCCCCAACGAGGAGGACACCGCCAGCACCACCAAGGTGCAGGTCTTCCTTCCCACCGATCACCCCCTTCTGGGTGTCCTGGTCACCCCGCAGGCCGGCTGGGCCGCGAAGGTGACGACCATCAAGCTGAAGAAGCCCATCAAGACGGACGACGGCACGATCACCGACGCCGTCTCCGAGATCACCTGGACCGGGGGCAGGATCCGGCACGGCGAGTTCCAGGACTTCGCCGTGGCTTTCGGCCAACTGCCGGACGATACCGACCAGTTGAGCTTCAAGACGCTCCAGACGTACTCGGACGGCAATGTGGTCCGCTGGATCGAGGAGCCTCAGAAGGGCGGGGAGGAGCCGGAGAGCCCCGCTCCGACGCTGAAGCTCACCGCCAACGGCGCGGGTGACGAGACCTCTTCGGCCGGTGCGGGTGAGTCCGGATCCGACTCGTCCTCGTCCTCTTCGTCCTCGTCGTCCGCTCCGGCTTCCTCGTCCTCGGGGACCGAGCAGGCGTCCGCGAGCGACAAGAGCAGTGACTCCACCGCGCGCGGCCTGGGAACAGCAGGCCTGATCGTCGGCGTCCTCGGCCTGGGCGCGGCCGGATTCGCCGTCGTCCGCGGCCGGAGCACCCGCTCCTAG
- a CDS encoding DUF1876 domain-containing protein: MTQMTATQARTTVGWHVEMEFQEDDHRTRAAALLRLPDGSEVRAHGYASRHPSDSNQPRVGEEVAGARALNELAMQLLTKAHDEIDSASGRTSHTLR, encoded by the coding sequence ATGACACAGATGACAGCGACGCAGGCACGGACCACGGTCGGCTGGCACGTCGAGATGGAATTCCAGGAGGACGACCACCGCACCCGTGCGGCAGCGCTGCTACGGCTCCCCGACGGAAGCGAGGTGCGCGCCCACGGCTACGCCAGCCGTCACCCCTCCGACTCGAACCAGCCCAGGGTCGGCGAGGAGGTCGCCGGCGCGAGGGCCCTGAACGAACTCGCCATGCAACTCCTGACCAAGGCCCACGACGAGATCGACTCGGCCTCGGGCAGGACGTCACACACGCTGAGGTGA
- the ettA gene encoding energy-dependent translational throttle protein EttA, translating into MAEFIYTMRKTRKAHGDKVILDDVTLSFLPGAKIGVVGPNGAGKSTVLKIMAGIEQPSNGDAFLSPGFSVGILMQEPELDESKTVLENVQDGAAELMGKLNRFNEVAELMATDYSDALMEEMGKLQDDLDHSNAWDLDAQLEQAMDALGCPPGDWPVTNLSGGEKRRVALCKLLIEAPDLLLLDEPTNHLDAESVNWLEQHLTKYAGAVVAVTHDRYFLNNVAEWILELDRGRAIPYEGNYSTYLDKKASRLKVEGRKDEKRAKRLKEELEWVRSNAKGRQTKSKARLARYEEMAAEADKMRKLDFEEIQIPPGPRLGSIVVEVNNLSKAFGDKVLIDDLSFTLPRNGIVGVIGPNGAGKTTLFKMIQGLETPDSGAIKVGETVKISYVDQSRANIDPKKTLWAVVSDELDYINVGQVEMPSRAYVSAFGFKGPDQQKPAGVLSGGERNRLNLALTLKEGGNLLLLDEPTNDLDVETLSSLENALLEFPGAAVVISHDRWFLDRVATHILAYEGESKWYWFEGNFESYEKNKVERLGADAARPHRATYKKLTRG; encoded by the coding sequence TTGGCTGAGTTCATTTACACCATGCGCAAGACGCGCAAGGCGCACGGCGACAAGGTGATCCTCGACGACGTCACCCTGAGCTTCCTCCCGGGTGCGAAGATCGGTGTGGTCGGTCCGAACGGTGCCGGTAAGTCCACCGTTCTCAAGATCATGGCGGGCATCGAGCAGCCCTCCAACGGTGACGCGTTCCTGTCGCCCGGCTTCAGCGTCGGCATCCTCATGCAGGAGCCGGAGCTGGACGAGTCCAAGACGGTGCTGGAGAACGTCCAGGACGGTGCCGCCGAGCTGATGGGCAAGCTCAACCGCTTCAACGAGGTCGCCGAGCTGATGGCGACCGACTACTCGGACGCGCTCATGGAGGAGATGGGGAAGCTCCAGGACGACCTGGACCACTCCAACGCCTGGGACCTCGACGCGCAGCTGGAGCAGGCCATGGACGCGCTGGGCTGCCCGCCCGGCGACTGGCCGGTCACCAACCTCTCCGGTGGCGAGAAGCGCCGTGTGGCGCTCTGCAAGCTGCTGATCGAGGCTCCGGACCTGCTCCTCCTCGACGAGCCCACCAACCACCTCGACGCCGAGTCGGTGAACTGGCTGGAGCAGCACCTCACGAAGTACGCGGGCGCCGTCGTCGCCGTCACTCACGACCGGTACTTCCTGAACAACGTCGCCGAGTGGATCCTCGAACTGGACCGCGGCCGCGCGATCCCCTACGAGGGCAACTACTCCACGTACCTCGACAAGAAGGCCTCCCGCCTCAAGGTCGAGGGCCGCAAGGACGAGAAGCGCGCCAAGCGGCTCAAGGAAGAGCTGGAGTGGGTCCGGTCCAACGCCAAGGGCCGTCAGACCAAGTCCAAGGCCCGCCTCGCCCGTTACGAGGAGATGGCGGCCGAGGCCGACAAGATGCGGAAGCTGGACTTCGAGGAGATCCAGATCCCGCCGGGCCCGCGTCTGGGCTCCATCGTCGTCGAGGTCAACAACCTCTCCAAGGCGTTCGGCGACAAGGTCCTCATCGACGACCTCTCCTTCACCCTGCCGCGCAACGGCATCGTGGGCGTCATCGGCCCGAACGGCGCCGGCAAGACCACGCTGTTCAAGATGATCCAGGGCCTGGAGACGCCGGACTCCGGCGCGATCAAGGTCGGCGAGACGGTCAAGATCAGTTACGTCGACCAGAGCCGCGCCAACATCGACCCCAAGAAGACGCTGTGGGCCGTCGTCTCCGACGAGCTCGACTACATCAACGTCGGCCAGGTCGAGATGCCGTCGCGGGCCTACGTGTCCGCCTTCGGCTTCAAGGGCCCGGACCAGCAGAAGCCCGCGGGTGTCCTCTCCGGTGGTGAGCGCAACCGGCTGAACCTGGCGCTGACCCTCAAGGAGGGCGGCAACCTGCTGCTCCTCGACGAGCCCACGAACGACCTCGACGTGGAGACCCTGTCGTCGCTCGAGAACGCGCTGCTGGAGTTCCCCGGTGCGGCCGTGGTCATCTCCCACGACCGCTGGTTCCTGGACCGGGTCGCGACGCACATCCTCGCGTACGAGGGTGAGTCGAAGTGGTACTGGTTCGAGGGCAACTTCGAGTCGTACGAGAAGAACAAGGTCGAGCGACTCGGTGCGGACGCCGCGCGCCCGCACCGCGCCACGTACAAGAAGCTGACCCGGGGCTGA
- a CDS encoding GTPase, whose product MTAVTAVTDHTDQADRPEGDRPGGDRPEDGRSEDGRSEDGRSGDGRSGDGRSGDGRSNSGRPEGGRRADGRPGDGHSEGGVLEDVSSGAGATGAERDDRSGDTESTSENRPENDPPGTASSGARSPESGDRTEEAGTSTRNDGPAGQGTARNGSDAERRTRGEGGEGGEGEDPARAEDGPVWDDGLIARRAAETAPGRYQTPPAEARAAVPAVPAPLAYDGPLRSRLDALRELVGLSRARLDSGTLAEAGRVLDEAAARRRLSGEHTVVAIAGATGSGKSQLFNALAGVAISETGVRRPTTAAPIACTWSDGAATLIDRLGIPGRLRRRPLQSAEAEAQLRGLVLVDLPDHDSAAVQHREQVDRVLALVDAVIWVVDPEKYADAVLHERYLRPLAGHAEVTFVVLNQVDRLPGEAADQVLDDLRRLLDEDGIALGEYGEPGATVLSLSALTGAGVPELRECLGQFVAERGAAARRISADLDAAAARLRPVYSTGRRIGLSEEARDEFADRLADAVGAVATGEAAERAWRRNANRACGTPWLRLWRWYLERREPPTGRLPVRAPADEEATARQRVEQAVRTVADRAAYGLPAPWAQAVREAAVRGAQGLPEALDDMAARATTPAGRPPRPGWWPVAVLAQAAMTILQVVGGLWLVGQIIGVMSPNLGVPVLLMLSGIVGGPVVEWGSRMAARGPARRYGLEAERRLREAAAGCGRARVLDPVAAELLRYREVREQYGRVMGAATVGAPVG is encoded by the coding sequence GTGACCGCGGTGACTGCCGTCACTGACCACACGGATCAGGCCGACCGCCCGGAAGGCGACCGTCCCGGAGGCGACCGTCCCGAAGACGGGCGATCCGAAGACGGGCGATCCGAAGACGGGCGATCCGGAGACGGGCGATCCGGAGACGGGCGATCCGGAGACGGGCGATCCAATAGCGGCCGCCCGGAAGGCGGCCGTAGAGCGGACGGCCGTCCCGGTGACGGCCACTCCGAAGGCGGCGTCCTCGAAGACGTCTCCTCCGGGGCGGGCGCCACGGGCGCCGAGCGCGACGACCGCTCCGGGGACACGGAGAGCACTTCGGAGAACCGTCCGGAGAACGATCCGCCCGGTACGGCGAGTTCCGGGGCCCGCTCCCCGGAGTCCGGCGACCGGACCGAGGAGGCCGGAACGAGCACGCGGAACGACGGCCCGGCCGGACAGGGCACCGCGCGGAACGGGTCCGACGCGGAGCGCCGCACGCGCGGCGAGGGCGGCGAGGGCGGCGAGGGCGAGGACCCCGCGCGCGCGGAGGACGGCCCCGTCTGGGACGACGGTCTCATCGCGCGCCGCGCGGCCGAGACGGCCCCCGGCCGGTACCAGACGCCGCCTGCGGAGGCCCGGGCCGCCGTCCCGGCGGTCCCCGCCCCCCTCGCGTACGACGGGCCCCTGCGCTCGCGCCTGGACGCGCTGCGCGAACTGGTGGGCCTCTCCCGCGCGCGTCTCGACAGCGGGACGCTCGCCGAGGCGGGACGGGTCCTGGACGAGGCGGCGGCCCGCCGCAGGCTCTCCGGGGAGCACACCGTCGTCGCCATCGCCGGGGCCACGGGCAGCGGCAAGTCGCAGCTCTTCAACGCGCTCGCTGGAGTGGCCATTTCGGAGACCGGCGTACGCAGGCCGACCACCGCGGCACCCATCGCCTGCACCTGGAGCGACGGCGCGGCCACCCTCATCGACCGGCTCGGCATCCCCGGGCGGCTGCGCCGGCGCCCGTTGCAGAGCGCGGAGGCCGAGGCACAACTGCGCGGCCTGGTCCTGGTCGACCTGCCCGACCACGACTCCGCCGCCGTCCAGCACCGCGAACAGGTGGACCGCGTCCTGGCGCTCGTCGACGCGGTGATCTGGGTGGTCGATCCGGAGAAGTACGCGGACGCCGTCCTCCATGAGCGCTATCTGCGGCCCCTGGCCGGGCACGCCGAGGTCACCTTCGTGGTCCTCAACCAGGTGGACCGGCTCCCCGGCGAAGCCGCGGACCAGGTGCTCGACGACCTGCGGCGGCTGCTCGACGAGGACGGCATCGCACTCGGCGAGTACGGGGAACCGGGCGCGACCGTCCTCTCGCTGTCCGCTCTCACCGGGGCCGGGGTCCCCGAACTGCGGGAGTGTCTCGGCCAGTTCGTGGCGGAGCGCGGCGCCGCCGCACGTCGGATCTCGGCCGATCTCGACGCGGCCGCCGCACGGCTGCGGCCCGTCTACTCGACCGGGCGGCGGATCGGGCTCAGCGAGGAGGCGCGCGACGAGTTCGCGGACCGGCTCGCGGACGCGGTGGGCGCCGTCGCGACCGGAGAGGCCGCCGAACGGGCCTGGCGGCGCAACGCCAACCGCGCGTGCGGAACGCCCTGGCTGCGGCTGTGGCGCTGGTATCTGGAGCGGCGCGAGCCCCCGACCGGGCGCCTGCCCGTACGCGCTCCCGCTGACGAGGAGGCCACGGCGCGCCAGCGTGTCGAGCAGGCGGTCCGCACGGTCGCGGACCGGGCCGCGTACGGGCTTCCCGCGCCCTGGGCGCAGGCGGTGCGCGAGGCTGCCGTACGCGGCGCGCAGGGGCTGCCCGAGGCGCTGGACGACATGGCGGCGCGCGCGACGACACCGGCCGGACGTCCGCCGCGGCCCGGCTGGTGGCCCGTCGCGGTGCTGGCGCAGGCCGCGATGACGATCCTCCAGGTCGTCGGCGGGCTCTGGCTGGTGGGGCAGATCATCGGAGTCATGTCACCGAACCTCGGTGTTCCGGTGCTGCTGATGCTGTCGGGCATCGTCGGCGGTCCGGTCGTCGAGTGGGGCAGCAGGATGGCGGCCCGCGGACCGGCCCGGCGCTACGGCCTGGAGGCGGAACGGCGATTGCGCGAGGCGGCCGCCGGGTGCGGCAGAGCCCGGGTGCTGGATCCCGTGGCCGCGGAGCTGCTGCGGTACCGCGAGGTGCGGGAGCAGTACGGGCGGGTCATGGGCGCGGCGACGGTGGGGGCCCCGGTCGGGTGA
- a CDS encoding acyl-CoA thioesterase: protein MRHIYRCPLRWADMDAYGHINNVVFLRYLEEARIDFLFRPEKDFKQGSVVARHEIDYKRQLVHRHAPVDIELWVTQIRAASFTIAYEVKDPDQVYVTAATVIVPFDFEAQRPRRITADERDFLEAYRDDEDEAVAA from the coding sequence TTGCGCCACATCTACCGCTGCCCGCTGCGCTGGGCGGACATGGACGCGTACGGCCACATCAACAACGTGGTGTTCCTGCGCTACCTGGAGGAAGCCCGTATCGACTTCCTGTTCCGCCCGGAGAAGGACTTCAAGCAGGGGTCCGTGGTGGCGCGTCATGAGATCGACTACAAGCGGCAGCTTGTCCACCGGCACGCGCCGGTGGACATCGAGCTCTGGGTGACGCAGATCCGGGCCGCGTCCTTCACCATCGCCTACGAGGTGAAGGACCCGGACCAGGTCTACGTCACGGCCGCGACGGTGATCGTGCCGTTCGACTTCGAGGCGCAGCGCCCCCGCCGCATCACGGCGGACGAGCGCGACTTCCTGGAGGCCTACCGGGACGACGAGGACGAGGCCGTCGCGGCATGA